From a region of the Nonlabens dokdonensis DSW-6 genome:
- a CDS encoding aldehyde dehydrogenase family protein: MSYSKPKFKEKYSNFINGKFVEPANGEYFENTSPIDNSLIAKYPRSQKEDVEMALDAANAAKESWGNTSATERASLLNKVADIIEENLEEFALVETCDNGKPIRETLNADIPLAVDHWRYFAACIRSEEGSATELDQHTLSMNIKEPLGVIGQIIPWNFPLLMLSWKLPPALVTGNCVVLKPAEQTPSSATLLMEKIADVFPPGVVNIVHGFGPEAGKPLASSSKVDKVAFTGETTTGQLIMQYASKNLNPVTMELGGKSPNVFFNSVMDADDEYLDKAIEGAVLFAFNQGEVCTCPSRILVQEDIYDAFMERVIERTNAIIQDNPYDVNTMVGAQASNDQYEKIQSYFKIGKEEGAKVLTGGAAKKLDGDLANGFYIQPTILEGHNKMRVFQEEIFGPVACVTKFKDEAEAIEIANDTLYGLGAGVWTRDAHQLYQIPRAIKAGRVWVNCYHAYPAHAPFGGYKKSGFGRENHVMMLNYYRQTKNMLISYDKNKLGFF, encoded by the coding sequence ATGAGTTATTCTAAACCAAAATTTAAAGAAAAATACTCCAATTTTATCAATGGTAAATTTGTAGAGCCTGCAAACGGTGAGTACTTTGAAAACACTTCTCCTATTGACAATAGCTTAATTGCTAAATATCCACGATCGCAAAAAGAGGATGTTGAAATGGCTTTAGATGCTGCAAACGCAGCCAAAGAGAGCTGGGGAAATACATCGGCTACAGAAAGAGCTAGTCTATTAAACAAAGTGGCAGATATTATTGAGGAAAACCTAGAAGAGTTTGCCCTTGTGGAAACTTGTGATAATGGTAAGCCTATAAGAGAGACCTTAAATGCAGACATTCCTCTGGCTGTAGACCACTGGCGTTATTTTGCAGCATGTATCAGATCTGAAGAAGGAAGTGCTACAGAGCTTGATCAACATACGCTATCAATGAATATAAAAGAGCCTCTAGGCGTTATAGGTCAAATCATTCCATGGAATTTCCCGTTACTCATGTTGTCTTGGAAATTACCTCCAGCTCTTGTCACAGGTAATTGTGTTGTATTGAAACCTGCAGAACAAACACCATCGTCTGCAACATTATTGATGGAAAAAATTGCAGATGTATTTCCTCCTGGCGTTGTAAATATTGTACACGGCTTCGGACCAGAAGCAGGAAAACCTTTAGCCTCTAGTTCAAAGGTCGATAAAGTAGCTTTTACTGGAGAGACAACCACAGGTCAGCTTATCATGCAATATGCATCAAAAAACCTGAACCCTGTAACTATGGAATTAGGTGGTAAATCTCCTAATGTTTTCTTCAATTCAGTAATGGATGCTGATGATGAATATTTAGATAAAGCTATTGAAGGTGCAGTGCTTTTTGCTTTTAATCAAGGTGAAGTATGTACTTGTCCGTCAAGAATTTTAGTTCAAGAAGATATTTACGATGCATTTATGGAGCGAGTGATTGAACGCACAAATGCGATCATACAAGATAATCCATATGATGTGAATACCATGGTGGGTGCTCAGGCTTCTAATGACCAATATGAAAAGATTCAATCGTATTTTAAAATTGGGAAAGAAGAAGGTGCCAAAGTATTAACAGGTGGAGCAGCAAAAAAACTTGACGGTGATTTAGCCAATGGTTTTTACATTCAACCTACTATTTTAGAAGGACATAATAAAATGAGAGTATTCCAGGAAGAAATCTTTGGTCCTGTAGCTTGTGTAACTAAATTCAAAGACGAGGCTGAGGCTATTGAAATTGCTAATGATACACTTTATGGTCTTGGTGCTGGAGTCTGGACACGAGATGCACATCAACTTTATCAAATTCCAAGAGCTATAAAAGCAGGTCGCGTTTGGGTAAATTGTTATCATGCTTATCCGGCTCATGCTCCATTTGGAGGATACAAGAAGTCCGGATTTGGTAGAGAAAATCACGTTATGATGCTTAATTATTACCGTCAGACTAAAAACATGTTAATCTCTTATGACAAGAACAAACTAGGTTTCTTTTAG
- a CDS encoding DUF779 domain-containing protein, with product MDRIAITDKASEVLEQLKSKHGELIFHQSGGCCDGSSPMLFEKEDMYLDESDILLGKLNGVSFYMNQDQFEYWKHTHLTVDITKGRGASFSLEIPLGLRFLIHSRLLSEQENAELNK from the coding sequence ATGGATAGAATAGCAATTACGGATAAAGCATCAGAGGTATTAGAGCAACTAAAATCAAAGCATGGAGAATTAATTTTTCATCAAAGCGGAGGTTGTTGCGATGGTTCGTCACCCATGTTGTTTGAAAAAGAAGACATGTATTTAGATGAAAGTGATATACTCTTAGGCAAACTAAATGGGGTGAGTTTTTACATGAATCAAGATCAGTTTGAATATTGGAAACATACACATCTTACAGTGGATATTACAAAAGGTCGTGGTGCTAGTTTTTCATTAGAAATTCCATTAGGGCTTCGTTTTTTAATTCATTCTCGACTGTTATCAGAGCAGGAAAATGCCGAATTGAACAAATAA
- a CDS encoding FAD-dependent oxidoreductase, with translation MSTDSVNTNWCACPNCKGQGKTSQRIRKKVKLQYQRDLENYEKNGGEKPEPPKGHQVTCKICKGSGLEVCEKPLLPDDDNYPHVAIIGGGIGGMALAVACLHRGIPFTVYERDQSFDQRSQGYGLTLQQASNAMRDFGLASLIDGIVSTKHVVHRTDGTIVGEWGKRKWLSENPTSPSKRTNVHIARQSLRLALMQQLQDNNQISWNHKLVAINKSANNATQLEFEVDGKLKTTQANLVVGADGIRSAVRNLTIGEAAAPLRYLDCIVILGICMLANLKDVQHDLLDGATVFQTANGHERIYMMPYDETSIMWQLSFPLSEVEAKNLSNKGAAALKEEACRRTMWHAPIPSIMSATPASKVSGYPVYDRAVLDPKELQAFKNITLIGDAAHPMSPFKGQGANQALLDALSLARAITKYAGPYSDWKNAGLRTTLLNNFEKEMIKRTTPKVKDSAAAANFLHSEVALYKGNEPRGRVLKRTSSDLE, from the coding sequence TTGAGTACTGATTCTGTAAATACAAACTGGTGCGCCTGTCCCAACTGCAAAGGACAAGGCAAAACCAGTCAGCGTATTCGTAAAAAAGTAAAGCTCCAATACCAAAGAGATCTAGAGAACTATGAAAAAAATGGTGGTGAAAAACCTGAACCTCCCAAAGGACATCAAGTTACTTGTAAGATTTGTAAAGGTTCTGGGTTAGAAGTTTGTGAAAAACCATTGTTGCCAGATGATGATAACTATCCACATGTAGCAATTATAGGCGGTGGCATAGGTGGAATGGCGCTTGCAGTAGCTTGTTTACATCGTGGTATTCCTTTTACTGTTTATGAAAGAGATCAAAGCTTTGATCAACGGTCGCAAGGTTATGGACTTACTTTACAGCAAGCGAGTAATGCGATGAGAGATTTTGGATTAGCTTCATTAATTGATGGAATTGTATCTACAAAACACGTGGTACATCGCACTGATGGAACCATCGTAGGCGAATGGGGAAAAAGAAAATGGCTGTCTGAAAATCCTACTTCACCATCAAAAAGAACTAATGTGCATATCGCAAGGCAATCATTGAGACTTGCTTTAATGCAACAACTTCAAGACAATAACCAAATTAGCTGGAATCATAAATTGGTAGCTATAAACAAAAGCGCTAACAACGCTACTCAATTGGAATTTGAAGTAGATGGCAAATTAAAAACCACTCAAGCAAATCTAGTTGTAGGTGCTGATGGTATAAGAAGTGCCGTTCGTAATTTGACCATAGGCGAGGCTGCTGCGCCATTGAGGTATTTAGATTGTATCGTCATTTTAGGGATTTGTATGTTAGCAAACTTAAAAGATGTACAACATGATTTATTAGATGGTGCGACTGTATTTCAAACTGCAAACGGCCATGAACGCATTTATATGATGCCTTATGATGAGACGTCTATCATGTGGCAACTTAGTTTTCCTTTATCAGAAGTTGAAGCTAAAAATTTAAGTAACAAAGGAGCAGCAGCACTCAAAGAAGAAGCTTGCCGTAGAACGATGTGGCACGCTCCTATTCCATCCATTATGTCGGCTACTCCAGCGTCTAAAGTTTCTGGATATCCTGTTTATGATCGAGCAGTTCTTGATCCTAAAGAGTTACAAGCTTTTAAAAATATCACATTAATAGGTGATGCAGCACATCCTATGAGTCCATTTAAAGGTCAAGGAGCAAATCAAGCACTTCTAGATGCGTTGTCTTTAGCTCGTGCGATTACAAAATATGCAGGACCCTATTCAGATTGGAAAAACGCTGGGTTAAGAACTACTTTACTTAACAACTTTGAGAAGGAAATGATCAAACGCACTACTCCAAAGGTGAAAGATTCTGCTGCAGCGGCAAATTTTTTACATTCCGAAGTAGCACTTTATAAAGGTAATGAGCCGCGAGGTCGTGTTTTAAAAAGAACAAGTTCTGATTTAGAATAA
- a CDS encoding secreted protein, with translation MKKLFTLTFVFLLVGIGFSKAETSEEDRRYRNYTNNFIFNMEGIEFAVFPDGQFDFNYLQDRNGVSVFINNGNTQVSFNTGYDYNRFVQYDTYGAVIQVEQIPVFYDPYGRVNQIGNVNIFYNNGFVNRIGNLNVFYSRPGIINYHTGFINTFNRHYVYQPWHNYYAVPFVNRCIVYNTPYRSAYFPIRYSWSYHRNFWNTPTYYNGFYARGNVGRHFYRPYDRVNYRSFERGRRDARGRAVAVNNRVQRNRQAIATGRSQVTRNSTGRSATTSRSTGRATAATSGRSTDRATTTRTTRSSRNTNATVGNRVNTNTRATSTRNNSNRSNATRATRSSRNTNATVGNRVNSNARATSTRNSSNRSNATRTTRSSRNTNATVGNRVQTNTRATSTRNSSNRSNATRTTRSSRNTAPAASSRNTSRNTTARSTKTRSSRNTNASRSSRRK, from the coding sequence ATGAAAAAGCTATTCACCTTAACATTTGTTTTTCTTCTTGTTGGAATTGGTTTTTCAAAAGCTGAAACAAGCGAAGAAGATCGCAGATACCGTAATTATACTAATAACTTTATCTTCAATATGGAAGGTATTGAGTTTGCAGTATTTCCAGACGGTCAGTTTGACTTCAATTACTTACAAGATAGAAATGGAGTAAGCGTATTTATCAACAATGGCAACACACAAGTTTCCTTTAATACTGGCTACGATTACAATCGTTTTGTACAATACGATACTTACGGAGCTGTAATACAAGTGGAGCAAATACCTGTTTTTTATGACCCTTACGGACGTGTGAATCAGATAGGAAACGTAAACATATTCTATAACAATGGTTTTGTTAACCGTATAGGAAACTTGAATGTTTTCTATAGCCGTCCAGGAATTATTAATTACCATACTGGTTTTATTAATACTTTTAATAGACACTACGTTTATCAGCCATGGCATAATTATTATGCAGTACCATTCGTGAACAGATGTATTGTTTATAATACGCCATATAGATCGGCATATTTCCCTATTCGTTATTCATGGTCGTACCATAGAAACTTCTGGAATACGCCTACTTATTATAACGGATTCTATGCAAGAGGAAATGTAGGACGTCATTTCTACAGACCTTATGACCGAGTAAATTATAGAAGTTTTGAAAGAGGACGTAGAGACGCACGTGGTAGAGCGGTTGCTGTAAACAATAGAGTACAAAGAAATAGACAAGCAATTGCTACGGGACGTAGTCAGGTTACCAGAAACTCTACTGGAAGAAGTGCCACTACTTCAAGATCTACAGGCCGAGCAACTGCTGCAACTAGTGGAAGATCTACCGATAGAGCAACTACAACGAGAACCACAAGATCTAGTAGAAATACAAATGCGACAGTAGGCAATCGAGTAAATACGAATACTAGAGCAACATCTACTCGTAATAATTCTAACAGATCTAATGCAACGAGAGCTACAAGATCTAGTAGAAATACAAATGCAACTGTTGGTAATCGAGTAAATTCCAATGCAAGAGCAACATCTACTCGTAATAGTTCTAACAGATCTAATGCAACGAGAACCACAAGATCTAGTAGAAATACAAATGCGACAGTTGGCAATCGAGTACAAACGAACACAAGAGCAACGTCCACTCGCAATAGTTCTAATAGATCTAATGCAACGAGAACTACAAGATCTAGTAGAAATACAGCTCCTGCAGCAAGTTCTAGAAACACTTCTAGAAATACCACGGCAAGAAGCACTAAAACTAGATCAAGCAGAAATACGAATGCTTCTCGTAGTTCTAGAAGAAAGTAA
- a CDS encoding oligosaccharide flippase family protein, translating into MGIVIKQSGWNLVITAIGFILGALNVLILAQVYLSDEYYGLWNYILSTAFLYFPLMSFGIHNTVVKFYSSYSSKKERDTFLTQMLLWPLFIIVPILLLIYVSQDSIAAYISDKNSITGAYLWCIPLIAIFQAYFEIFYAWVKVHMKTIGGNFLKEVFYRAAATVSLLLLAYQIIDQQQFIYSLVIIYGLRVVLMKIIAFKTYFPQFHFSSLPNAGKVFQYSIFMILAGSISTALIDLDKFMLNQYVAIDLIGYYGIAIFIATIIAVPARGMAQITHPLTAGHFNKNQMKDVEQLYKRSSLNLSIIAGFLMVIIICNLNEFYNMMQPETRVALPVVFLIALTKFSENILGSNNAILYNSDLYKVTLWMGFALTIAAIVLNWWLIPIYGIIGAGIATCIAYLGYAFAKAYYVYRKLDMHPWTSKTWQALLLILLVIGVFYFWDFAWHPVVNIAVKSSLIVLIYITLAYKMKLSTEINSIINKYIA; encoded by the coding sequence ATGGGAATAGTCATCAAACAATCTGGCTGGAATCTTGTCATCACGGCAATAGGATTTATCCTAGGCGCATTGAATGTACTGATTCTTGCTCAAGTTTATCTTAGTGATGAGTATTATGGCCTTTGGAATTACATACTATCAACGGCATTTCTATATTTTCCATTAATGTCTTTTGGAATTCATAATACCGTAGTTAAGTTTTATTCCAGTTATTCTTCTAAAAAAGAAAGAGACACTTTTTTAACTCAAATGTTGTTGTGGCCTTTATTCATAATTGTTCCTATTTTATTATTGATCTATGTCTCTCAAGATTCTATTGCAGCTTACATCTCAGATAAAAACTCCATTACAGGTGCCTATTTATGGTGTATTCCTTTAATAGCTATTTTTCAGGCTTATTTTGAAATCTTTTATGCATGGGTAAAAGTGCACATGAAAACCATAGGAGGAAATTTTTTAAAAGAGGTGTTCTATCGTGCAGCGGCGACTGTTTCCTTGTTACTACTAGCATATCAAATCATTGATCAGCAGCAGTTTATTTATAGCTTAGTGATCATCTATGGTTTGAGAGTGGTTCTTATGAAGATTATCGCGTTTAAGACTTATTTTCCTCAGTTTCATTTCAGTTCGTTACCTAATGCTGGAAAAGTTTTTCAGTACAGTATTTTTATGATTTTGGCAGGTTCTATTTCTACCGCTTTAATTGATCTTGATAAATTTATGCTCAATCAGTATGTAGCTATTGATTTGATAGGTTATTACGGCATTGCCATTTTTATTGCCACTATCATTGCAGTACCTGCACGCGGAATGGCGCAAATAACGCATCCTTTAACAGCAGGTCATTTCAATAAAAACCAGATGAAGGACGTAGAACAACTTTACAAGCGTAGCTCTTTAAACTTGAGTATCATCGCTGGCTTTCTTATGGTCATCATCATCTGTAATCTAAATGAATTCTACAACATGATGCAGCCAGAAACACGTGTTGCGTTGCCAGTAGTTTTCTTGATTGCGCTAACAAAATTCTCAGAAAATATTTTGGGTAGCAATAATGCCATTCTCTACAACAGCGACTTGTACAAAGTTACTTTATGGATGGGTTTTGCTTTGACTATTGCGGCTATTGTTCTCAACTGGTGGCTCATTCCTATTTATGGAATAATCGGTGCTGGTATAGCAACTTGTATTGCTTATTTGGGTTACGCTTTCGCGAAAGCGTACTACGTCTACAGAAAACTCGACATGCATCCATGGACTTCTAAAACATGGCAAGCATTATTATTAATTCTGCTAGTGATAGGCGTATTTTATTTCTGGGATTTTGCATGGCATCCAGTAGTAAATATAGCGGTGAAGTCTTCTTTAATTGTTTTGATCTACATCACGCTCGCCTACAAAATGAAATTGTCCACAGAGATCAATAGCATTATCAATAAATATATCGCATAA
- a CDS encoding glycosyltransferase family 4 protein produces MKKPVLIISYYWPPAGGPGVQRWLKFAKYLPENGYDVTVVIPEKPHYPVRDESLVKEIPENISVIKVSINEPSRLSGKLSRKRTKNLQRGIINKKANLLERTLIWIRGNLFIPDARVGWKRHVLKAVELYFATHKNATLITTGPPHSVHLIGMELKYLVPSIKWLADFRDPWTTIGYHKDLKLSERAQKKHLQLEQQVLDQADMLLVTSPHTGKEFKSKTATPIQLITNGFDIQPNTIQNQPKGKFILAHVGTLLADRNPLLLWESLQELCDEIPSFKEDLSLQLAGNLSDDILLSISENQLEKYLDNKGYVSHDEAVELMFNAQALLLIEIDTEETKAIIPGKIFEYFASRRPIIGIGPKSADIELLLTDTHAGEFFNYQQKTALKKHILSIYELYKKGDNKANFNEQISRYRRSHLTKILAQTIDYTWE; encoded by the coding sequence TTGAAAAAGCCAGTTCTAATAATAAGTTATTATTGGCCACCAGCTGGTGGACCTGGCGTACAGCGATGGTTGAAGTTTGCAAAGTATTTACCAGAAAATGGTTACGATGTTACCGTTGTAATTCCAGAAAAACCTCATTATCCAGTTCGTGATGAGAGTTTAGTAAAAGAAATACCAGAGAATATTTCCGTAATAAAAGTAAGTATTAATGAACCTAGCAGGTTATCTGGTAAGCTTTCGCGAAAGCGGACTAAAAACCTACAACGAGGCATAATAAATAAAAAAGCCAATTTACTTGAGCGCACTTTGATCTGGATAAGAGGTAATTTGTTTATTCCAGATGCGCGAGTAGGATGGAAGCGTCATGTGCTAAAAGCGGTCGAACTATACTTTGCAACGCATAAAAACGCAACATTAATCACAACAGGTCCACCACATTCCGTTCATTTGATAGGAATGGAATTAAAATATCTGGTTCCTTCTATAAAATGGCTAGCCGATTTTAGAGATCCATGGACAACTATAGGTTATCACAAAGATTTGAAGTTAAGTGAACGCGCTCAGAAAAAACATCTACAGTTAGAGCAGCAAGTACTCGATCAAGCAGATATGTTGTTAGTCACCAGCCCACATACCGGAAAAGAGTTCAAATCTAAAACTGCTACGCCTATACAATTGATCACTAATGGTTTTGATATACAGCCTAATACAATTCAAAATCAGCCGAAAGGTAAATTTATACTTGCTCACGTAGGAACTCTATTAGCAGACCGGAATCCGCTACTTCTTTGGGAAAGTTTACAAGAATTATGTGATGAAATTCCTAGTTTTAAGGAAGATTTGAGTTTACAATTGGCTGGAAACCTAAGCGATGATATTCTATTAAGTATTAGTGAAAATCAACTAGAAAAGTATCTAGATAACAAAGGTTATGTTTCTCACGATGAGGCAGTTGAATTGATGTTTAACGCACAAGCTTTATTGCTCATTGAGATTGATACAGAAGAAACTAAAGCCATCATTCCAGGTAAGATATTTGAATATTTTGCAAGCCGCAGACCTATTATAGGAATAGGACCCAAGTCTGCTGATATTGAATTACTACTAACAGATACACATGCTGGAGAGTTTTTTAATTACCAGCAAAAAACAGCCCTAAAAAAGCATATTTTGAGTATCTATGAGTTGTATAAAAAAGGAGATAATAAGGCCAATTTTAATGAACAGATATCTAGATATAGAAGGTCACATCTTACTAAGATATTAGCTCAAACCATAGATTACACATGGGAATAG